The Flexivirga aerilata sequence CGCGACGCTCGGTCGGCAGGCCGTTGTCGTCCCAGCCGATCGGGAAGAACACCTCCTTGCCGCGCATCCGCTGGTAGCGGCCCATGCAGTCGGTGTGGGTGTAGGCGAAGACGTGCCCCACGTGCAGGCTGCCGCTCGCGGTCGGCGGGGGAGTGTCGATCGAGAAGACCTGATCGCGCGGCAGCTCGAGCGCACGGTCCCGGTCGAAGCTGTAGGTGCCCTGCTCCCGCCATACGGCAGCCCACTTGTCCTCCAAGCCGTCGACGGTGGGCTTGTCGGGGACCTGGGCGGTGCGCGGGTGGGCGGAGTCACTCATGCGACACATGATCCCATCCGGGGGCGGCCCGAATCGAATCGGTTGGTGCGGCAGGCTTGGCCGCATGGCCGACCGTATGGCGAGCGCCGCGCTCGACGCCCACGTCACCGCGTTCAACGCGCTGGTTGCCTCCGGTCCCGATCGGACCTGCCCCGCCCGCGAGGTAGTACTCGTTGTCGTTATTCGCGCGCTATGGCGACAACGACTGCTACCTCGGCGAGCGGTCAGCCCGTGTAGTGCTCGTCGGCGACCTTGAGCGCCTCGTCGAGGATCGCGATGCCCTCGAGCGCCTCGTCCCGCGTGGTCGTGCAGGGCGGCACGACGTGGGTGCGGTTGAAGTGGGTGAACGGCAGCAGGCCGCGCTGCTTGCAGGCGGCGGCGAACTGCGCCATCGGAGCGGCGTCGGCGCCGGTCGCGTTGAACGGCACCAGCGGCTCGCGGGTGTCCCGGTCGCGCACCAACTCCAGCGCCCAGAACGCGCCGATCCCGCGGACGTCCCCGACCGACGGGTGGCGGTCGGCCAGCTCCCGCAGCCGCGGCTCGTAGACGTCCTGCGCCATACGGCGGACGTGGCCGAGGATCTCCTCCTCCTCGAAGATCCGCATCGAGGCGACCGCCGACGCGCAGGCGAGCGGGTGCCCGGAGTAGGTCAGGCCGCCCGGGAACGGCTTCTCGTCGTATGACGCGGCGATGTCCTCGTGGATGACGACCCCGCCGAGCGGCACATATCCGGAGTTGACGCCCTTGGCGAAGCTGATGAGGTCGGGCGCGACGTCCCACGCGTCGATCGCGAACCACTGCCCGCACCGGCCGAATCCGCTCATCACCTCGTCGGCGATCATCACGATGCCGTGCTCGTCGCAGATCTCGCGGACCCCGGCGAGGTAGCCCGGCGGCGGCACGAGGACGCCGTTGGTGCCGACGACGGTCTCCAGCATGATCGCCGCGATCGTCTGCGGCCCCTCGACCATCACCACGTCGCGCAGGTGCTGCAGCGCGCGCTCGGTCTCCTGCTCCGGCGAGTCGGAGTGGAACTGGCTGCGGTAGGGATATGGCCCCCAGAAGTGCACGGTGCCGTGGGTGACCGGCTCGTTGGCCCACCGCCGCGGTTCGCCGGTCAGCCCGATCGCGCCGGTCGTCGCGCCGTGGTAGCTGCGATAGGTGGTGAGGATCTTGGGCCGGCCGGTGTGTCCCTTGGCCAGCCGGATCGCATACTCGTTGGCCTCCGCGCCGCCATTGGTGAAGAACACCTTGGTGAGCTTCTCGGGTGCGACGTCGCTGATGCGCCGGGCCGCTTCGCTGCGCACGTCGTTGGCGACCGCGGGCGCGATCGTGCACATCCGCGCAGCCTGATCCTGTATGGCGGCAACGAGTTTCGGGTGCTGGTGGCCGATGTTGACATTGACCAGCTGCGACCCGAAGTCGAGGTAGCGGTTGCCGTCGTAGTCCCAGACGTAGGAGCCCTCACCGCGCTCGATCGCCATCGGGTCCAGGGTCGCCTGTGCCGACCAGGAGTGGAAGACGTGCGCTCGGTCGAGCGCCTTCACCTCGTCGCCGGAGAGGCCGAGATCGTGTGTGCTCACTGGAGATTCCTTCTCGTCACGGGGTGGCTCAGCGGGTCGTCGGGAAGCCGAGGTCGACCTGCGACGTCGCAGGGTCGGGCCAGCGGCTGGTGACGACCTTGCCGCGGGTGTAGAAGTTGATGCCTTCGGGTCCGTACATGTGGGTGTCGCCGAAGAGCGACGCCTTCCACCCGCCGAAGGAGTAGTAGGCGACCGGCACCGGGATCGGCACGTTGATGCCGATCATGCCGACCTCGACGTCGTTCTGAAACTCCCGCGCTGCTCCGCCGTCGCGGGTGAAAATGGCTGTGCCGTTTGCGAATTCGTTTGCGTTGATCAGCTCGAGCGCTTCCTCGAAGGTCTCGCAGCGCACCACCGACAGCACCGGCCCGAAGATCTCGTCGGTGTAGACGCTCATCTGCGGGGTGACGTTGTCGAGCAGCGTGGTGCCGAGGAAGAAGCCGTCGCCGGGCACGTCGGCCGCGCGCCCGTCGGCGACGACGGTGGCGCCGGCCTCCTCGCCGGCCGCGATGTAACCGGCCACCTTGTCCCGGTGCTCGGCGGTGATCAGCGGGCCCATCTCGACCCCCGCTTCGGCACCGTTGCCGATCCGCAACGACGGCAGTCGCTTTGCGATCGCCGGCACCAGGTCGTCGGCGACGTCGCCGACCGTGACGCAGACCGAGATCGCCATACAGCGTTCGCCGGCCGCGCCGTAGGCGGCCGACACCGCAGCGTCCGCGGCGAGGTCGAGGTCGGCGTCAGGCAGCACCACCATGTGGTTCTTGGCGCCGCCGAGCGCCTGCACGCGTTTGCCGGCCTGGGTGCCCCTCTCGTAGATGTAGCGCGCGATCGGGGTGGAGCCGACGAAGCTGATCGCCGCGACGTCGGGGTGGTCGAGCAGTGCGTCGACGGCGGTCTTGTCGCCGTGCACGACGTTGAAGACGCCGTCGGGCAGTCCGGCCTCCTTCCACAGCCGCGCCAGCAGCAGCGACGCCGACGGGTCCTTCTCGCTCGGCTTGAGCACGAACGTGTTGCCGCAGGCGATGGCGTTGACGCACATCCACAGCGGCACCATCCCCGGGAAGTTGAACGGGGTGATGCCGGCGACGACGCCGAGCGGCTGCCGGATCGAGTAGACGTCGACGCCGGTGGAGACCTGCGAGGAGTAGTCGCCCTTGAGCAATTGCGGTATGGCGGTGGCGAATTCGACGTTCTCCAGCCCACGGGCGATCTCGCCCCTGGCGTCGGCGAGCACCTTGCCGTGCTCGGCGGTGAGGATCGCGGCCAGCTCGTCGGCGTGCTCGTGGACCAGGTGACGGAAGGCGAAGAGGATGCCCGCGCGCTGCGACAGCGAGCTGCGCGACCAGGTCGTGGCCGCCTCCTTGGCCGACTGCACCGCGGCGTCGACCTCGCGCGCGTCGGCCAGGTCGACCGCGCCGGTCTGCTCACCGGTCGCCGGATTGAAGACCGGTCCGGTGCTGCCCGAGGTGCCGGCCTGCTCGGCACCGTTGATCCAGTGATGAATGCCCGTCGTCATACGGCCACGTTACGTGTGGTCGTATGCCGTGACAATAGAAACAATGTACTGTCACAAACATGCCAGTGCCGTCGAAGTCGTCGAAGACCTCTGAGCCCGAGAAGCCCTCGGGCGATGCCGTCGAGACGATGCGTGCGCACCTCGCCGAGCCGAGTGCGCGGGGCATCGCCGACGCGGTGACCGCGGCGCTCCGCTCGGGGGAGCTGACCCCCGGGGAGCTGCTGCCGCCGGTGCGGCAGGTCGCGCGGCGGCTGCAGGTGTCGCCGACGACGGTGAGCGCCGCCTGGTCACTGCTCTCCCGGGCCGGCGCGATCCGCACCGACGGCCGCCGCGGCACCCGCGTCGCGGCGCTCGAGCATCCCGGTCCGGCCCGCTACCGGCGGGCGATCGAGACCCGGCCGGAGTTCGCACTCGACCTGGCGACCGGAGTGCCGGACCCGGCGCTGCTGCCCGACCTGCGTCCGGCGCTCCGCAGCGTGCAGACCGGTTCCGGCGCGAGCAGCTACCTCGAAGCGCCCGTCCTGCCGGAGCTGGAGGCCCAACTCCGGGCGACCTGGCCGGGCGATCCCGAGCGCATCACGGTGGTGGACGGCGCGATGGACGGGCTGGACCAGGTGATCGGGCAGTTCGTCCGGCCCGGTGACCGGGTGGTCGTCGAGGACCCGACCTTCCCGCAGATCCTCGACCGGCTGGACGCTGCCGGCGCCGTCGCCGTGCCCGTCGCGCTCGACCGGCACGGCATGCGCCCGGACGCTCTCGCCGACGCGCTGACCGGGCGGGTGCGGCTCGTCATTCTCCAGCCGCGCGGGCACAACCCGACCGGTGCCACGCTCACGCCGGCCCGGGTGCGCGAGCTCTGCCGCGCGCTCGCCGACCACGACTGCCTGGTGATCGAGGACGACTCGGCGGGCGACTTGTCGGACCGGCCGCCGATCAGCCTGGCCGAGCGGCTGCCCGACCGCACCGTGCACGTGCGCAGCTTCTCCAAGTCGCACGGTCCGGACCTGCGGCTGGCCGCGGTCGGCGGCCCGGCATCGCTGATCGACCCGATCGTCGAACGTCGGCTGCTGGGCCAGGGCTGGACCTCCCGGTTGTTGCAGCAGGTGCTGCTCGAGCTGCTCCGCGACCGCGACGCCGTGCAGGCTGTCTCCGACGCGCGCGCTGAATATGCTCGCCGCAGAAGGACTTTGGTCGATCGCCTGCGCACGGAAGGCATCGATCTGCCTGACGGCGAAGGCCTCAACCTCTGGCTGCCGGTCGCCGACGAGCCGGCGGCGCTGGTGCTGCTGGCGAGCCGGGGAATCGGCGCTGCCGCTGGCCGCCCGTTCAGCGCGACCGCTGATCCGCAGCCGCACCTGCGGGTGACCTGCGGCCTCGCCGCGACCGACCACGAGTCCCTGGCGGCCCACCTCGCGGCCGCCGCCCGCGCCCCCGGCTGGTCCGGCCCACGCTGACCGGACTCATCGGCTCACCAGGCCGGCAGCTCACCCTCGCCGGGCGTCACCCGCAGGTCGGACTCCGCGATCGCCACGTCGTTGATCGACGCCTCGCGCCGGCGCATGTAGCCGTCGGCGTCGAACTCCCAGAGCTCGTTGCCGTAGGAGCGCCACCACTGCCCGGCGGCGTCGTGCCACTCATATTGGAAGCGCACCGCGATGCGGTCGTCGCCGAAGGCCCAGAGGTTCTTGCGCAGCCGGTAGTCCAGCTCGCGCTCCCACTTGCGGGTGAGGAAGGCCACCACCTCGTCCCGGCCGCGGACGTGCTCGTCCCGATTGCGCCACTCCGTGTCCACCGTGTAGGCGCCCGCGACACGCTCGGGATCCCTGGTGTTCCAGGCGTCTTCGGCTGCCTGCACTTTCGCCAGGGCGGTCTCGCGGGTGAACGGCGGCAGCGGCGGGCGGGGCTGACGGGGTGTGGTCATGGACCCATGATCCACGGGATTCAGCGTGCGCGCGCTACGGTCGGGGGCGAAGCGCCATACAACCGAGGAGAGAGCACCGATGCCCGACAGGATCGCGCTGCAGCAGTTCGTCGACGCCTTCCCGCCCGATGCCGGCACCCGGGTGCCGACCGACCCCTTCCTCACGTATGGCGAGGGCCACGTCCCCGACGCGCTCGTCGAGTTGTGGCGCACCCACGGCCTCGGCTGGTACGGCAATCAGCGGATCGCGCTGGTCGACCCCGGCGAGTGGATGTCGACGTTGCAGACGTGGTTCGGCAACGAGGTGGGCAGCTTCCCCATCGCGGTGACGAGCTTCGGTCACGTCTACCACTACGACCGGCCGGGCGGCCGGGACCGCATCCAGTGCCTCGACCCGCACTTCCAGAACAACCAGGTGGTCTCCGACGACATCGTCGACTTCTTCAACTCACACCTGACCGGCAACAACTCCCACCCGGCCGACCTGCACGCGCTGCACAACGCGTCGCGCGACGCCAAGGGCGACCTCGGCGAGAACGAGATCTACTACTTCGACCCGATGCTCGCGATGGGCGGGCAGGTGCGCATCGAGAACCTGCAGAAGGGCGACGGCCCGCGCCATCTCGCCGAGATCCACCGGGCCGTCGGGGCGCGCGCCGGGGCGTGAAAACCGTTCCGCGCGATGCGGATCGCGTGCCATTCCACGCGATCCGCACCGCCGGGAGCGCCTGCCGTCATACGCCGGATCAGCCGGTGTGGTGCACCTCCTGCAGCCGGTAGACCGGCGTCGGGATGCCCTCGTAGCGCGCCTTCAGCTGCAGGGCGAGGTAGAGCGAGTAGTGCCGTGACTGGTGCAGGTTGCCGCCGTGGAACCACAGCGCCTCCTGCTGCGTGGGCTTCCACATGTTGCGCTGCTCGCCCTCCCACGGACCGGGGTCCTTGGTCGTGTCGGAGCCGAGGCCCCACACCTTGCCGACCTTGTCCGCGGTGGCCTGGTCGATGATGTCGGCGACCCAGCCGTTCATCGAGCCGTAGCCGGTCGCGTAGACCACCAGGTCGGCCGGCAGCTCCGTCCCGTCGTCGAGGATGACGGAGGTCTCGGTCAGGTGGTCGACCTGCCCGTGGGCCAGCTTCACCTTGCCGTCGCACACCAGGTCGGCGGCACCCACGTCGATGTAGTAGCCCGAGCCACGCCGTAGGTACTTCATGAAGAGGCCGCTGCCGTCGTCGCCCCAATCGTGCTGGAAACCAACGGCTTCCAGCCGGTCGTAGAAGTCCTTGTCGCGCTCCTTCATGCGCTCGTAGAGCGGGATCTGGAATTCGTGCATGATCCGGTAGGGGAGCGAGGCGAAGATCATGTCCGCCTTCTCGGTGGTCACGCCGTTGGCGACCGCACGCTCGGAGTAGAGGTCGCCGAGGCCGATGTCCATCAGCGTCGCCGACTTCACGATGTGCGTCGACGAACGCTGCACCATCGTCACGTCTGCTCCGTGCTCCCACAGTGCGCCGCAGATGTCATGGGCCGAGTTGTTCGAGCCGATCACCACGACCTTCTTGCCCTCGTAGGCCTCCGGGCCGGGATGCTGCGACGAATGCTGTTGCTCGCCCGAGAAGACATCCATGCCAGGGAAATTCGGCAGGTTGGGCTTGCCCGACATGCCGGTCGCAAAGACGAGGTGCTTCGGCTCGAGCACGATCTCCTCGCCGTCGCGATCGACCACCACACGCCAGGTCTGCGAGTCCTCGTCATACGACGCCGTGCGCACGGTCGACTTCGACCAGTAGGGCACCTCCATCACCCGCGTGTACATCTCCAGCCAGTCGCCGATCTTGTCCTTGGGCGCGAAAACCGGCCAGTTCGCTGGGAATTGGAGGTAAGGCAGGTGGTCGTACCAGACCGGGTCGTGCAGGCACAGGCTCTTGTAGCGGCCGCGCCACTGGTCCCCGGGCCGGTCGTGCTTGTCGAGGACCACGTGCGGCACGCCGAGCTGACGCAGCCGTGCGCCGAGCGCGATGCCGCCCTGGCCGCCGCCGATCACCACGACGTAGGGCTGCTGCTCGCGGCCGAGTGTGGCTTCCTCCTCCTGCTTGCGCTCCAGCCACGACTTGCGGCCCGGCGCCAGCCGGTGCTCGACACCCTGCGGACGGCGCTCGCCGAGGCCCTCCTCGTGGCCCTTGAGCTCGCGCAGGGTGGTGAGCAGGGTCCAGCCGCGCAGTTGCCCGTCGTCGTCGGCCTTGAGTCGCAGGTGGCCCTTGCCGCGGCCGACTCCGGTCTCGAAGGCGAGCCAACCCTCGATCACGCCGTCCGCCTCGGTGACCGGCTCGGTGAACTCGAAGGTCTGCGGGGCGGCCTGGTCCAGGGTCGCGGCCAGCAGGTCGTGAATGCCGTCGCGGCCCTCGGCGGTGGTGATGTTCCAGGTGAGCGCGACCAGATCCCGCCAGAAGCTCTGGGTGCCGAAGAGACCAGTCACCGCCTCGGCGTCGCGGGCGTCGAGCGCGGCGTTGAAGTCGGCGAGCCAGCCCTCTGCGCGGCTCTGGGCGTCGCCCGTGTCGGTCGGGTCGGTCGTGTGCTCGGTGGTCGCGGCACCGGTGTCGGGTTCGAGGGTCTGTGTCATGACGCAGCCTTCCGAGTCGGGGAATGTGATCCACAGCACACCGCGCCGGTTAGGCTTGCCGGAAGCGTTGCACCACGTTGCAGCCGCGCACCGCGCGATGCGGCGGCGACCAGGAGACCTTGTGACCGACTACAGCGCCATCAGCGCCGGCACCGACCTGACGCGTTACGCGCACGAGCTGGTGCGGATGCACGATGCGCTGATCGGCGGCAGCCGGCCGGCGATGCAGCCGCGGCCGCTGGTCGAGCGGTCCTGGCAGCGCGTGATGCAGCTCGGCCTGGTGCCGGATCGGCCGGGTGCGCGTGACCCGCTGCCGATCGAGGCGCTCGAACGTCGCCGGCGGGAGTCGCCGCTGCGGCTGGTGATCGACGACCTGGAGAGAGTGGTCTCCTCGGTCGCCGACGCCTCGCACTTCCTGATGGTCGTGACCGACGGCGACGGCGTGATCCTCTGGCGCAAGGGTGCCCCTGCGGTGCGGCGGCGCGCGGACGAGCTGGGCTTCTGCGACGGTGCGCGCTGGACCGAGGAGGCGGTCGGCACCAACGCGATCGGCACCGCGCTCGCCGAGGCGTCGCCGGTGCAGCTCTTCTCCGGCGAACACTTCGAGCAGGCCCAACACCCCTGGTATTGCACGGCTTTCCCGATCCACGACCCACGCACCGGTGAGCTGCTCGGCATCGTGGACATCAGCGGACCGGCCCTCACGCTGCACCCCGCGATCGGCGCGCTGGTCGAGACCGCGGTGTTGCTGGCGGAGTCGTTGCTGCACCGGCACCATGCCGCGTCGCTGGAGCGCCTGCGCCAGGCGGCCGAGCCTGTCGTGGCCGCCGCCGGCGGCCCCGCGCTGGTGGTGGACGACGCCGGCTGGGTGGCGCACAGCCTCGGGGTGAGCACGCGGGACCGCATCGCGGTCCCCAGCGCCGACCGGCCACTCGCTGTCCCCGGACTCGGGCTGTGCCTGCCCGAACGCCTCGACCACGGGTGGCTGGTGCGGCCGTCGGGTGGCGACCGTGGCGTGGAGGCCCGACTCGAGCTCGGTGACTCACCGGTCGTCGAGGTGCGCTCGGAGGGCGAGCCGTGGCGGATTGCGTTGTCCCCGAGACGTGCCCAGATCCTGCGCGAGCTGACCCGCGCGGGCCGCGAGGGTATGACGGCGCAGCAGCTGTCGGTCGCACTCTTCGGCGACGGCGAGCACACTGTCGCCGCACGCGCCGAGGTGTCCCGCATGCGGCGGAGCCTCGGCGCGATCGTCGCGGGCAGCCCCTACCGGATCGCCGAGGGCGTGCGGCTGACGGTGATCGAGCCGCACCCGGCGGGCTAACCGAGTTGGCCCGCCCGCGCGTGGTCCGTAGACTGGACACATCAGCGTTCGAGCCGTCATCAGCGGCGAGCTTCCGGAAGAACCGCACTCCCTCAGGGTGCGCAGTAGAACCGGACGGGACGAGCCCGTCACAGCTCATGCACGAGCGGTCGCCGGCCCCGGCATACGGGATCGGCGGCAAGCGAGGTGGTACCGCGGTGCCGACCGGAAATCCGGGCGGACGTCGTTCTCGCACCAAGAGATTCGATCGACCGCGAAAGAGTGCACCCATGGCCTACCCCAAGGTCGACCTGACGTCCGAGCAGCCACACGGCGTGGCCCCGAGCGCCAACTTCCCCGACATCGAGGTCGCGGTGCTGAAGTACTGGGACGCCGACGGCACCTTCCGGGACTCGGTCGAACAGCGCGACGCCGGCAAGGACGGCGACAACGAGTTCGTCTTCTACGACGGGCCGCCCTTCGCCAACGGCCTGCCGCACTACGGTCACCTGCTCACCGGCTACGTCAAGGACCTCATCCCGCGCTACCAGACGATGCGCGGCAAGCGCGTCGAGCGCCGCTTCGGCTGGGACACCCACGGGCTGCCCGCCGAACTCGAGGCGATGAAGCAGCTCGGCCTCAAGACCAAGGACGAGATCCTCGACATGGGGGTCGACAAGTTCAACGCGGCTGCGCGCGACTCGGTGCTGCGCTACACCCAGGAGTGGCGCGACTACGTCAACCGGATGGGCCGCTGGGTCGACTTCGACGGCGACTACAAGACGCTCGACCCCGACTTCATGGAGTCGGTGCTCTGGGCCTTCAAGAAGCTGTATGACGAGGGCCTCGTCTACGAGGGCTTCCGGGTGCTGCCCTACTGCTGGAACGACGAGACCCCGCTGTCCAACCACGAGCTGCGCATGGACGACGACGTCTACCAGATGCGGCAGGACCCGGCGGTCACCGTCGGATTCACAGCAACGAGTGGGCAACTCGCCGGTGCGAAGCTGCTGATCTGGACGACCACGCCGTGGACGCTGCCGTCCAACCTGGCGGTCATGGTGCGGCCCGACATCGACTATGTCGTGGTGGAGAGCGACCTGCCGACCGGCAAGCCCGAGCGTTACGTGCTCGCCGAGGCGCGGGTTGCGGCATACGCCAAGGAGCTCTTCGGCGACGCATCAGCCGACTGGCAGGAGCACGTGGTGCAGCGGCTCACCGGAGCCGACCTGCTCGGCACCACCTACGCGCCGCCGTTCACCTACTACGAGGGTCACGAGGGCGCGTTCCGGGTCGTCGAGGCCGACTTCGTCACCACCGGCGACGGCACCGGGCTGGTGCACAGCGCCGGCGCGTTCGGTGAGGAGGACATGGAGGTCACTGACCGCGAGGGCATCGCGCCGGTGATCCCGGTCGGCCCCGACGGGAAGTTCACCTTCCCGGTCACCGAGTACGAAGGCATGCAGGTCTTCGACGCCAACCCGCACATCATCGACGACCTCAAGGCGGCCACCAACGCCGCCACCGATGCTGGTCGAGTAGCGGAGGAGCGCAGCGGGGGAGCGTATCGAGACCAGGCCGCTGGTCGAGACCAGGTCGCTGGTCCAGACCAGGTCGCTGGTCTCGATACGGCCTCCGCTAGCGCTCCGGCCTACTCGACCAGCGAGGGCAGCGCTCCGGCCTACTCGACCAACTCGGCGGGGTCGGTCACTCCGGGCACCGTGCTGCTGCGGCGCGAGACCTACGACCACTCCTACCCGCACTGCTGGCGGTGCCGTAACCCGCTGATCTACATGGCGGTGTCCTCGTGGTTCGTGCAGGTCACCAAGTTCAAGGACCGCATGCTCGCGCACAACCAGGAGATCAACTGGGTGCCGGGCAACGTCCGCGACGGGCAGTTCGGCAAGTGGCTGGAGAACGCCCGCGACTGGTCGATCTCGCGAAACCGCTTCTGGGGCAGCCCGATTCCGGTGTGGAAGTCGGACAACCCGGAGTTCCCGCGGGTCGACGTCTACGGCTCGTTCGCCGAGCTGGAGCGCGACTTCGGCGTCACGGTCGACGACCTGCACCGTCCCGGCGTCGACCAGCTCACCCGGCCCAACCCCGACGACCCGAGCGGGAAGTCGACGATGCGCCGCGTCGAGGACGTGCTCGACGTGTGGTTCGACTCCGGGTCGATGCCGTACGGCCAGGTGCACTACCCCTTCGAGAACTCCGACTGGTTCGAGCACCACTTCCCGGCCGACTTCATCGTCGAATACATCGGGCAGACCCGCGGCTGGTTCTACATGCTGCACATCCTGTCGACCGCGCTCTTCGACAAGCCGGCCTTCAAGAACGTCATCTGCCACGGCATCGTGCTCGGCTCCGACGGACAGAAGATGTCCAAGTCGCTGCGCAACTACCCGGACGTCACCGAGGTGTTCCACCGCGACGGCGCCGACGCGATGCGCTGGTTCCTGATGAGCAGCCCGATCCTGCGCGGCGGCAACCTGGTCGTCACCGAGCAGGGCATCCGCGACGGCGTGCGTCAGGTGCTGATGCCGCTGTGGAGCAGCTGGTACTTCTTCAGCCTCTACGCCAATGCCGCTGGTGCCGAAGGCCATTGGTCGACCGACTCGACCAACGTCATGGACCGCTACATCCTCGCCAAGACCCGCGAACTGGTCGAGACCGTGCAGCGCGACCTCGACGAGTTCGATGTGGCCGACGCCTGCGACGCGGTGCAGTCCTTCCTCGACGTGCTGACCAACTGGTACATCCGCCGCTCCCGCGAACGCTTCTGGGCGCAAGGGGGCGTCGACGCCGACAACCAGGCCGCCTTCGACACGCTCTACACCGTGCTCGAGGTGACCTGCCGGGTTGCCGCACCGCTGCTGCCCTTCGTCACCGAGCAGGTATGGCGGGGGCTCACCGGCGGCCGGTCCGTGCACCTGACCGACTGGCCCGTCGCCGCGGACCTGCCCGCCGACAGCGGCCTCGTCGAGGCGATGGACCGCGCCCGTGCGGTGTGCTCGACGACGCTGTCGGTGCGCAAGGCCGAGCAGCTGCGGGTGCGGTTGCCCCTCGCCGGGCTGACCGTGGTGACCGCCGACGC is a genomic window containing:
- the ileS gene encoding isoleucine--tRNA ligase is translated as MAYPKVDLTSEQPHGVAPSANFPDIEVAVLKYWDADGTFRDSVEQRDAGKDGDNEFVFYDGPPFANGLPHYGHLLTGYVKDLIPRYQTMRGKRVERRFGWDTHGLPAELEAMKQLGLKTKDEILDMGVDKFNAAARDSVLRYTQEWRDYVNRMGRWVDFDGDYKTLDPDFMESVLWAFKKLYDEGLVYEGFRVLPYCWNDETPLSNHELRMDDDVYQMRQDPAVTVGFTATSGQLAGAKLLIWTTTPWTLPSNLAVMVRPDIDYVVVESDLPTGKPERYVLAEARVAAYAKELFGDASADWQEHVVQRLTGADLLGTTYAPPFTYYEGHEGAFRVVEADFVTTGDGTGLVHSAGAFGEEDMEVTDREGIAPVIPVGPDGKFTFPVTEYEGMQVFDANPHIIDDLKAATNAATDAGRVAEERSGGAYRDQAAGRDQVAGPDQVAGLDTASASAPAYSTSEGSAPAYSTNSAGSVTPGTVLLRRETYDHSYPHCWRCRNPLIYMAVSSWFVQVTKFKDRMLAHNQEINWVPGNVRDGQFGKWLENARDWSISRNRFWGSPIPVWKSDNPEFPRVDVYGSFAELERDFGVTVDDLHRPGVDQLTRPNPDDPSGKSTMRRVEDVLDVWFDSGSMPYGQVHYPFENSDWFEHHFPADFIVEYIGQTRGWFYMLHILSTALFDKPAFKNVICHGIVLGSDGQKMSKSLRNYPDVTEVFHRDGADAMRWFLMSSPILRGGNLVVTEQGIRDGVRQVLMPLWSSWYFFSLYANAAGAEGHWSTDSTNVMDRYILAKTRELVETVQRDLDEFDVADACDAVQSFLDVLTNWYIRRSRERFWAQGGVDADNQAAFDTLYTVLEVTCRVAAPLLPFVTEQVWRGLTGGRSVHLTDWPVAADLPADSGLVEAMDRARAVCSTTLSVRKAEQLRVRLPLAGLTVVTADADKLAPFTGLISDEVNVREVRLVDVADAGESDFGVTTKLTVNARAAGPRLGKDVQQAIKGSKSGDWSVAEDGTVTSGGLQLQDGEYVLETVVSDEARAGQVPAMLPGGGFVVLDTEVTDELRAEGLARDVIRAVQQARRAADLDVSDRISLGVAGDDEVWQATVAHQELIMRETLAVQFGSAGAGHDLPGGTLADLGGGKKVTITVKRVAPRAATEQGA